Proteins co-encoded in one Malus domestica chromosome 09, GDT2T_hap1 genomic window:
- the LOC103443020 gene encoding F-box/kelch-repeat protein At3g06240-like isoform X1 → MAKLCNFTDDMVVQILSLLPPKSLMRFKCIRKLWCDLIDSPSFVASHLSNSNSKSDSSTSIVVKHTVNNLRDHRKHVLLSLLNVSEDFSDSDDCVEDLSVAYPLLSVSSPNFEIVGYCDGIFCLSIHFCPEDIGLVNPAIMEFQLLPQPCLLLPPPEPDIADRVDTITNAVGFGYDSKAKAYKVVRIVKFLPGPRIAEVYTLGVDSWREVKFEIDFSVIWTPSFYVYFKGVYHWFATDLQNNDFILTFDMGEEVFDKIPVPYDSLERFAWNCSLALWKESIALFCYRKDEGTGLSIFDIWVMDDSSDGVKIPWSKKRLTIESVPRIEIPLIFWKNDELLLAATDGDVVSYNLRTRNLKYLPIHGIENPLYIQAVLYAESLVSVKGGEQPLAIEPDIDSGSVSFEMYFYPRPI, encoded by the exons atggCAAAGTTGTGTAATTTTacggatgatatggtggtgcaAATCCTGTCTCTATTGCCACCTAAATCCTTGATGCGATTCAAATGCATCCGTAAGTTGTGGTGTGATCTAATTGATAGTCCTAGCTTTGTGGCGAGTCACCTTTCTAACTCGAATTCGAAATCAGATTCCTCCACCAGCATTGTTGTAAAACATACTGTTAACAATCTGAGGGATCATAGGAAGCATGTTTTATTGTCATTGCTTAATGTTTCAGAGGATTTTAGCGATAGTGATGACTGTGTTGAGGATCTTAGTGTTGCGTATCCTTTGTTGAGTGTATCTTccccaaattttgaaattgtgGGTTACTGTGATGGGATCTTCTGTCTAAGTATTCACTTTTGTCCCGAGGATATTGGTTTAGTCAATCCAGCGATCATGGAATTTCAGCTTCTTCCCCAGCCTTGTCTTCTCCTGCCTCCCCCAGAACCAGATATTGCTGATAGAGTGGATACCATTACCAATGCCGTTGGATTTGGGTATGATTCCAAAGCTAAAGCATACAAGGTTGTTAGAATTGTCAAATTTTTGCCGGGGCCTAGAATAGCAGAGGTATACACTTTAGGTGTTGATTCTTGGAGAGAGGTCAAGTTTGAGATCGATTTTTCTGTCATCTGGACACCTTCTTTTTATGTCTACTTCAAGGGTGTTTATCATTGGTTTGCTACTGATCTACAAAATAATGATTTCATCCTTACATTTGATATGGGTGAGGAGGTATTTGATAAGATACCAGTTCCGTATGATTCTCTGGAAAGATTTGCATGGAATTGCAGTCTTGCATTATGGAAGGAATCCATTGCCTTGTTCTGCTACCGCAAAGATGAAGGAACTGGACTTTCTATCTTTGATATATGGGTGATGGATGACTCTAGTGATGGGGTAAAAATTCCATGGAGTAAGAAACGCTTAACAATCGAATCTGTACCAAGGATTGAGATTCCATTGATATTTTGGAAGAATGACGAGCTTCTTCTGGCGGCCACTGACGGAGACGTTGTCTCCTATAACCTACGCACTCGAAACCTCAAATACCTTCCTATACATGGGATTGAAAACCCACTATATATTCAAGCTGTTCTTTATGCAGAAAGTCTTGTTTCTGTCAAGGGAGGCGAACAGCCTCTGGCCATAGAGCCAGACATAGACTCTGGAAG TGTATCGTTCGAGATGTACTTTTACCCAAGGCCTATATGA
- the LOC103443020 gene encoding F-box/kelch-repeat protein At3g06240-like isoform X2, with protein sequence MEFQLLPQPCLLLPPPEPDIADRVDTITNAVGFGYDSKAKAYKVVRIVKFLPGPRIAEVYTLGVDSWREVKFEIDFSVIWTPSFYVYFKGVYHWFATDLQNNDFILTFDMGEEVFDKIPVPYDSLERFAWNCSLALWKESIALFCYRKDEGTGLSIFDIWVMDDSSDGVKIPWSKKRLTIESVPRIEIPLIFWKNDELLLAATDGDVVSYNLRTRNLKYLPIHGIENPLYIQAVLYAESLVSVKGGEQPLAIEPDIDSGSVSFEMYFYPRPI encoded by the exons ATGGAATTTCAGCTTCTTCCCCAGCCTTGTCTTCTCCTGCCTCCCCCAGAACCAGATATTGCTGATAGAGTGGATACCATTACCAATGCCGTTGGATTTGGGTATGATTCCAAAGCTAAAGCATACAAGGTTGTTAGAATTGTCAAATTTTTGCCGGGGCCTAGAATAGCAGAGGTATACACTTTAGGTGTTGATTCTTGGAGAGAGGTCAAGTTTGAGATCGATTTTTCTGTCATCTGGACACCTTCTTTTTATGTCTACTTCAAGGGTGTTTATCATTGGTTTGCTACTGATCTACAAAATAATGATTTCATCCTTACATTTGATATGGGTGAGGAGGTATTTGATAAGATACCAGTTCCGTATGATTCTCTGGAAAGATTTGCATGGAATTGCAGTCTTGCATTATGGAAGGAATCCATTGCCTTGTTCTGCTACCGCAAAGATGAAGGAACTGGACTTTCTATCTTTGATATATGGGTGATGGATGACTCTAGTGATGGGGTAAAAATTCCATGGAGTAAGAAACGCTTAACAATCGAATCTGTACCAAGGATTGAGATTCCATTGATATTTTGGAAGAATGACGAGCTTCTTCTGGCGGCCACTGACGGAGACGTTGTCTCCTATAACCTACGCACTCGAAACCTCAAATACCTTCCTATACATGGGATTGAAAACCCACTATATATTCAAGCTGTTCTTTATGCAGAAAGTCTTGTTTCTGTCAAGGGAGGCGAACAGCCTCTGGCCATAGAGCCAGACATAGACTCTGGAAG TGTATCGTTCGAGATGTACTTTTACCCAAGGCCTATATGA